Sequence from the Rutidosis leptorrhynchoides isolate AG116_Rl617_1_P2 chromosome 3, CSIRO_AGI_Rlap_v1, whole genome shotgun sequence genome:
GACCTGACGGTTTCAACATGAAATTTTTTTCAAAATATTGGGACGTTGTCAAAGATGACCTCCTCACGGTTTTCACTCATTTTTGGGAGGTTGGCAAAATTTCTAAAGGGTGTAATTCTTCTTTTGTATCATTAATCACGAAAAAGAATGACCCACAATTATTTGGTGATTACCGTCTAATCAGTTTAATTGGGAGCCTATATAAAATTATATCAAAAGTATTGACCAAAAAACTACAAAGGGTCGTATCTTAAGTCATCGGTTTTGAACAAAGTGCATACATTAAAAATCGTTACATTGTTGATGGTGTGTTATTTGTGATGAAGTTCTTCATGACATAAAGGTAACCAAAAGAAAAGGTTTCTTATTTAAGGTCGACTTTGAGAAGGCATTTGACAGTATTAGTTGAGACTTTCTTATGGAGATTATGGAATAAATGGGTTTCGGTCTTCGGTGGAGACAATGGATCTTTGCATGCCTTTCGTCCACGTCCATTTCGATTTTGGTAAAAGGATCTCCAACTAAAGAATTTGCCCTTCAGAAAGGTGTGAGGCAAGGGGATCCCCTCTCCCCTTATCTTTTTATGATGGTTGCCGAAGTTTTGAATCATCTTACTAAATCAGCGGTTCTTCATAATCGATTCTCAGGGATCCCAATCGGCCGGGGGGATCTACATGTAACTCACTTACAATATGTGGATGACACCTTATTTTTTGGTGAATGGAATAGACGTAATGCGCAAAATCTTACTAAAATTCTTAAGTGCTTTGAATCTACATCGGGTTTAAAAATCAACTTTCATAAAAGCTGTGTTTATGGGCTCGGGGTCTCGAAAGTAGAAACGAAAAATATGGCGGCTTGGCTCGGGTGCGTAGCAGGTACACTTCCTATTACATACCTAGGCCTTCCACTTGGTTCGTCGATGAAACTTTCAAAATCATGAGACCCGGTGTTCGAAAAGTTTGGTAAGCGGCTCGCGAATTGGAAAGGTAGATCCCTTTCGTATGGTGGTAGGTTTACATTAATTAAATCGGTATTATCTAGGTACCTCTCTATTTTTTTTTTGCTTTACCTTTCCCCGTCTTGTGTAATTGAAAAACTTGAGGGTTTGAGGCGTcggtttttttggggcgggtcttcCGATGTCTCAAAAATGGCATGGATCAAATGGGATACTTGCCTTATGCCTCGTGAAAATGGTAGGTTAGAtgttgctgaaatgtcccgttcttattgattaaaaacgttccatattaattgatttcgttgcgaggttttgacctctatatgagacgtttttcaaaaactgcattcattttaaaacaaaccataacctttatttcatcaataaaggtttaaaaagctttacgtagattatcaaataatgataatctaaaatatcctgtttacacacgaccattacataatggtttacaatacaaatatgttacaacaaaataagtttcttgaatgcagtttttacacaatatcatacaagcatggactccaaatctcgtccttatttaagtatgcgactgcggaagatcttaataatcacctgagaataaacatgcttaaaatgtcaacaaaaatgttggtgagttataggtttaacctatatatatcaaatcataataatagaccacaagatttcatatttcaatacacatcccatacatagagataaaaatcattcatatggtgaacacctggtaaccgacattaacaagatgcatatataagaatatccccatcattccgggacacccttcggatatgatataaatttcgaagtactaaagcatccggtactttggatggggtttgttaggcccaatagatctatctttaggattcacgtcaattagggtgtctgttccctaattcttagattaccagacttaataaaaaggggcatattcgatttcgataattcaaccatagaatgtagtttcacgtacttgtgtctattttgtaaatcatttataaaacctgcatgtattctcatcccaaaaatattagattttaaaagtgggactataactcattttcacagatttttacttcgtcgggaagtaagacttggccactggttgattcacgaacctataacaatatatacatatatatcaaagtatgttcaaaatatatttacaacacttttaatatattttgatgttttaagtttattaagtcagctgtcctcgttagtaacctacaactagttgtccacagttagatgtacagaaataaattgataaatattatcttgaatcaatccacgacccagtgtatacgtatctcagtattgatcacaactcaaactatatatattttggaatcaacctcaaccctgtatagctaactccaacattcacatatagagtgtctatggttgttccgaaatatatatagatgtgtcgacatgataggtcgaaacattgtatacgtgtctatggtatctcaagattacataatatacaatacaagttgattaagttagggttggaatagatttgttaccaattttcacgtagctaaaatgagaaaaattatccaatcttgttttacccataacttcttcattttaaatccgttttgagtgaatcaaattgctatggtttcatattgaactctattttatgaatctaaatagaaaaagtataggtttatagttggaaaaataagttacaagtcatttttgtaaaggtagtcatttcagtcgaaagaacgatgtctagatgaccattttagaaaacatacttccactttgagtttaaccataatttttggatatagtttcatgttcataataacaataattttctcagaataacaacttttaaatcaaagtttaccatagtttttaattaactaacccaaaacagcccgcggtgttactacgacggcgtaaatccggttttacggtgtttttcgtgttttcaggttttaaatcattaagttagcatatcatatagatatagaacatgtgtttagttgattttaaaagtcaagttagaaggattaacttttgtttgcgaacaagtttagaattaactaaactatgttctagtgattacaagtttaaaccttcgaataagatagctttatatgtatgaatcgaatgatgttatgaacatcattactaccttaagttccttagataaacctactggaaaagagaaaaatggatctagcttcaacggatccttggatggctcgaagttcttgaagcagaatcatgacacgaaaacaagttcaagtaagatcatcacttgaaataagattgttatagttatagaaattgaaccaaagtttgaatatgattattaacttgtattagaatgataacctactgtaagaaacaaagatttcttgaggttggatgatcaccttacaagattgaaagtgagctagcaaacttgaaagtattcttgattttatgtaactagaacttgtagaatatatgaagaacacttagaacttgaagatagaacttgagagagatcaattatatgaagaaaattgaagaattaaagtgtttgtaggtgtttttggtcgttggtgtatggattagatataaaggatatgtaattttgttttcatgtaaataagtcatgaatgattactcatatttttgtaattttatgagatatttcatgctagttgccaaatgatggttcccacatgtgttaggtaactcacatgggctgctaagagctgatcattggagtgtatataccaatagtacatacatctaaaagctgtgtattgtacgagtacgaatacgggtgcatacgagtagaattgttgatgaaactgaacgaggatgtaattgtaagcatttttgttaagtagaagtattttgataagtgtattgaaatctttcaaaagtgtataaatacatattaaaacactacatgtatatacattttaactgagtcgttaagtcatcgttagtcgttacatgtaagtgttgttttgaaacctttagattaacgatcttgttaaatgttgttaacccaatgtttataatatccaatgagattttaaattattatattatcatgatattatcatgtatgaatatctcttaatatgatatatatacattaaatgtctttacaacgataatcgttacatatatgtctcgtttaaaaattattaagttagtagtcttgtttttacatatgtagttcattgttaatatacttaatgatatgtttacttatcatagtatcatgttaactatatatatatccatatatatgtcatcatatagtttttacaagttttaacgttcgtgaatcaccggtcaacttgggtggtcaattgtctatatgaaacatatttcaattaatcaagtcttaacaagtttgattgcttaacatgttggaaacatttaatcatgtaaatatcaatctcaattaatatatataaacatggaaaagttcgggtcactacagtacctacccgttaaataaatttcgtcccgaaattttaagctgttgaaggtgttgacgaatcttctggaaatagatgcgggtatttcttcttcatctgatcttcacgctcccaggtgaactcgggtcctctatgagcattccatcgaaccttaacaattggtatcttgttttgcttaagtcttttaacctcacgatccattatttcgacgggttcttcgatgaattgaagttttttgttgatttggatttcatctaacggaatagtgagatcttctttagcaaaacatttcttcaaattcgagacgtggaaagtgttatgtacagccgcgagttgttgaggtaactcaagtcggtaagctactggtccgacacgatcaataatcttgaatggcccaatataccttggatttaatttccctcgtttaccaaatcgaacaacgcctttccaaggtgcaactttaagcatgaccatctctccaatttcaaattctatatcttttcttttaatgtcagcgtagctcttttgtcgactttgggcggttttcaaccgttgttgaatttggatgatcttctcggtagtttcttgtataatctccggacccgtaatctatctatcccccacttcactccaacaaatcggagacctgcactttctaccataaagtgcttcaaacggcgccatctcaatgcttgaatggtagctgttgttgtaggaaaattctgctaacggtagatgtcgatcccaactgtttccgaaatcaataacacatgctcgtagcatgtcttcaagcgtttgtatcgtcctttcgctctgcccatcagtttgtggatgataggcagtactcatgtctagacgagttcctaatgcttgctgtaatgtctgccagaatcttgaaataaatctaccatccctatcagagataatagagattggtattccatgtctggagacgacttccttcaaatacagtcgtgctaacttctccatcttgtcatcttctcttattggcaggaagtgtgctgatttggtgagacgatcaactattacccaaatagtatcaaaaccacttgcagtccttggcaatttagtgatgaaatccatggtaatcttttcccatttccattccgggatttcgggttgttgaagtagacctgatggtttctgatgctcagctttgaccttagaacacgtcaaacattctcctacgtatttagcaacatcggctttcatacccggccaccaaaaatgtttcttgagatccttgtacatcttccccgttccaggatgtattgagtatctggttttatgagcttctctaagtaccatttctctcatatcttcaaattttggtacccaaatcctttcagcccaatatcgggttccgtcttcccgaatattaagatgcttctccgatcctttgggtatttcatcctttaaatttccctcttttaaaactccttgttgtgcctcctttatttgagtagtaaggttattatgaatcattatattcatagattttactcgaatgggttctctgtccttcctgctcaaggcatcggctaccacatttgccttcccggggtggtaacgaatctcaaagtcgtaatcattcaataattcaatccacctacgctgcctcatattcagttgtttctgattaaatatgtgttgaagacttttgtggtcggtatatataatacttttgaccccatataagtagtgcctccaagtctttaatgcaaaaacaaccgcacctaattccaaatcatgcgtcgtataattttgttcgtgaatcttcaattgtctagacgcataagcaatcaccttcgttcgttgcattaatacacaaccgagaccttgctttgatgcgtcacaataaatcacaaaatcatcattcccttcaggcaatgacaatataggtgccgtagttagctttttcttcaataactgaaacactttctcttgttcatcattccattcaaatttcttccctttatgcgttaatgcagtcaagggttttgctattctggaaaagtcttggatgaaccttctgtagtaaccagctagtcctaaaaactggcgtatgtgtttcgaagttttcggggtttcccacttttcaacagtttctatctttgccggatccaccttaataccttctttgttcattatgtgaccgaggaattgaacttcttccaaccaaaatgcacactttgaaaacttagcgtacaattcttccttcctcaatacttctaacacctttctcaaatgttcaccgtgttcttggtcattctttgagtaaataagtatgtcatcaatgaaaacaatgacaaacttgtcaaggtatggtccacacactcggttcataaggtctatgaacacagctggtgcattagttaaaccaaacggcatgaccataaactcgtaatgaccgtaacgtgttctgaaagcagtctttggaatatcatcttctttcacccgcatttgatgatacccggaatgtaagtcaatctttgaataaacagacgagccttgtagttgatcaaataagtcgtcgattctcggtagtgggtagtggttcttgatggtaagtttgttcaactctcggtagtcgatacacaacctgaatgtaccatctttcttcttgacaaacaaaacaggagctccccacggtgatgtgcttggtcgaatgaaaccacgctctaaaagttcttgtaattggctttgcagttctttcatctcgctgggtgcgagtctgtaaggagcacgagctattggtgcaactcctggtacaagatctatttgaaattcaacggatcgatgtgggggtaatcccggtaattctttcggaaatacatcgggaaattcttttgcaatgggaacatcattgatgctcttttcttcagtttgtactttctcgacgtatgctagaacagcatagtaaccttttcttattagtttatgtgccttcaaattactaataagatgtagcttcgtgtttcccttttctccgtacaccattaagggttttcctttttctcgtataatacgaattgcatttttgtaacaaacgatctctgctttcacttctttcaaccagtccataccgattatcacatcaaaactccctaactctactggtatcaaatcaatcttaaatgtttcgctaaccagtttaatttctcgattccgacatatattatctgctgaaattaatttaccatttgctaattcgagtaaaaatttactatccaaaggcgtcaatggacaacttaatttagcacaaaaatctctactcatatagcttctttccgcacccgaatcaaataaaacgtaagtagatttattgtcaataagaaacgtacccgtaacaagctccgggtattcctgtgcctctgccgcattaatattgaaaactcttccgcggccttgtccattcgtgttctcctggttcgggcaatttctaataatgtggcccggttttccacatttataacaaactacattggcataacttgctccgacactacttgctccgccattactcgttccgacaccatttgttcctttcgttctattaacccctggtctgtagacctcacacttcgccgcgctatgaccatttcttttacacttgttgcaaaatttggtgcagaaccccgagtgatacttttcacacctttggcatagctgcttctaattgttgttgttgttgcggttattattgttgttgggatgattgttgtagttgctgttattgttgttgttgttgttgttgttgttgttgttgggtcgtttgttgtagttgcgattgatgttgcgattgttgggataattgttgcgattattgttgtaattgctgttgttgttgtattggtgattcttatcaccgttttcctcccactttcttttgacttgcttcacattggcctcttcagcagtctgttctttaattctttcttcaatctggttcactagttagtgagccattctacatgcctgttgtatggaggcgggctcgtgtgaacttatatcttcttggattctttccggtaatcctttcacaaacgcgtcgatcttctcttcctcatcttcgaatgctcccggacacaataggcacaattctgtgaatcgtctttcgtacgtggtaatatcaaatccttgggttcgtaaccctctaagttctgtcttgagcttattgacctcggttctgggacggtacttctcgttcatcaagtgcttgaatgctgaccacggtagtgcgtacgcatcgtcttgtcccacttgctctagataggtattccaccatgttaacgcagaacctgtgaaggtatgcgtagcgtacttcactttgtcctcttcagtacacttacttatggcaaacaccgattcgaccttctcggtgcaccgtttcaatccgatcgttccttcggttccatcaaattccaaaggtttgcaggcagtgaattctttgtaggtgcatcctacacgatttcctgtactgctagatccaaggttattgttggtatgtagcgcagcctgtactgcggctatgtttgaagctagaaaagtacggaattcctcttcattcatattcacggtgtgtcgagtagtcggtgccatttccttcaaaatagtcaaatggaacaagttaatcatacagaatattaagagtagttaatagtatttcgtagcataatatgaactcatttataaaagctttttcttcatattagcgttttataagtttaaattcgggtagtacctacccgttaagttcatacttagtagctaatatacaattcaactactacaattctatatgaaaaacttattataataatatttcgcgttcaaacttttacacaatattttacaaacttacaataccgcttattttacatatagcatgaaatatagcacacaataaatttgatacaagatggttgtgaagataattctagctagtacacaagtcgttcagcaaaggcaataaagacacgtaattcatacgtccagaaacaagtcatgcattctggttttactaggattacttcccatccttggtcttgtggaacataaccgttatggccgttgataagacagcgtgttgtaacgtcgtcaaagggacgagggttacgtaatgtccaacagtcccgtaacaatctaaaaacctcatttcttaccccaattaccgactctgtcacttgtgggaacgttttgtttaatagttgtagcccgatgttcttgttctcactttggtgagaagcgaacattactaatccgtaagcataacatgcttctttatgttgcatgttagccgctttttctaaatcacgaagtccaatattcggatatattgagtcaaaataatttcttaacccattgcgtaaaatagcatttgggttccccgcaatatatgcgtcaaagtaaacacatcgtaacttatggatttcccaatgtgatatcccccatctttcgaacgaaagccttttataaaccaaggcattcttggaacgttcttcgaatgtcttacaaactgatctcgccttaaatagttgtgccgaagaattctgaccgactctagacaagatttcatcaatcatgtctccgggtaggtctcttaaaatattgggttgtctatccattttgtgtttttatactgtaaaatagacaagagttagattcataaaaaaaatacttattaatacaagcaatttttacatatatcataaagcataagcacactatattacatatattacaccacacgaatacaactatcttattccgacttgcttgtttcttcttcttcggttttggttcgttttgccaagtttctagggatatatgatgttcccctaatacgagccgtcgttttccacattggtttagaaaaacctggtggtttagaggttcccgtgtcattgttacaacttaaggacttcgggggttgacgatacatataaagttcatcggtgttggaattagatttctctatttttatgccctttcccttattattttcttttgcctttttaaattcagttggggtaatttctataacatcatcggaattctcgtcggaatccgattcatcggagaattggtaatcctcccaatattttgcttccttagcggaaacaccattgaccataattaaccttggtcggttggttgaggattttcttttacttaaccgttttattatttctcccaccggttctatttcttcatccggttccgattcttcttccggttccgattcttcttccggttccgactcttcttccggttcctcttcgggaacttgtgaatcagtccacgaatcattccaatttacatttgactcttcattattattaggtgagtcaatgggacttgttctagaggtagacatctatcacataatatcaaacacgttaagtgattaatatatcacataatattcacatgttaaaaatatatagtttccaacaaaatttgttaagcaatcatttttcaagtaaacacggtcgaagtccagactcactaatgcatcctaacaaactcgataagacacactaatgcaaaattctggttctctaagaccaacgctcggataccaactgaaatgtcccgttcttattgattaaaaacgttccatattaattgatttcgttgcgaggttttgacctctatatgagacgtttttcaaagactgcattcattttaaaacaaaccataacctttatttcatcaataaaggtttaaaaagctttacgtagattatcaaataatgataatctaaaatatcctgtttacacacgaccattacataatggtttacaatacaaatatgttacaacaaaataagtttcttgaatgcagtttttacacaatatcatacaagcatggacttcaaatctcgtccttatttaagtatgcgacagcggaagatcttaataatcacctgagaataaacatgcttaaaacgtcaacaaaaatgttggtgagttataggtttaacctatatatatcaaatcataataatagaccacaagatttcatatttcaatacacatcccatacatagagataaaaatcattcatatggtgaacacctggtaaccgacattaacaagatgcatatataagaatatccccatcattccgggacacccttcggatatgatataaatttcgaagtactaaagcatccggtactttggatggggtttgttagtcccaatagatctatctttaggattcgcgtcaattagggtgtctgttccctaattcttagattaccagacttaataaaaaggggcatattcgatttcgataattcaaccatagaatgtagtttcgcgtacttgtgtctattttgtaaatcatttataaaacctgcatgtattctcatcccaaaaatattagattttaaaagtgggactataactcactttcacagatttttacttcgtcgggaagtaagacttggccactggttgattcacgaacctataacaatatatacatatatatatcaaagtatgttcaaaatatatttacaacacttttaatatattttgatgttttaagtttattaagtcagctgtcctcgttagtaacctacaactagttgtccacagttagatgtacagaaataaatcgataaatattatcttgaatcaatccacgacccagtgtatacgtatctcagtattgatcacaactcaaactatatatattttggaatcaacctcaaccctgtatagctaactccaacattcacatatagagtgtctatggttgttccgaaatatatatagatgtgtcgacatgataggtcgaaacattgtatacgcgtctatggtatctcaagattacataatatacaatacaagttgattaagttagggTTGAAATAGatgtgttaccaattttcacgtagctaaaatgagaaaaattatccaatcttgttttacccataacttctttattttaaatccgttttgagtgaatcaaattgctatggtttcatattgaactctattttatgaatctaaatagaaaaagtataggtttatagtcggaaaaataagttacaagtcgtttttgtaaaggtagtcatttcagtcgaaagaacgacgtctagatgaccattttagaaaacatacttccactttgagtttaaccataatttttggatatagtttcatgttcataataacaatcattttctcagaataacaacttttaaatcaaagtttatcatagtttttaattaactaacccaaaacagcccgcggtgttactacgacggcgtaaatctggttttacggtgtttttcgtgtttccaggttttaaatcattaatttagcatatcatatagatatagaacatgtgtttagttgattttaaaagtcaagttagaaggattaacttttgtttgcgaacaagtttagaattaactaaactatgttctagtgattacaagtttaaaccttcgaataagataactttatatctatgaatcgaatgatgttatgaacatcattactaccttaagttccttggataaacctactagaaaagagaaaaatggatctagcttcaacggatccttggatggctcgaagttcttgaagcagaatcatgacacgaaaacaagttcaagtaagatcatcacttgaaataagattgttatagttatagaaattgaaccaaagtttgaatatgattattaccttgtattagaatgattacctactgtaagaaacaaagatttcttgaggttggatgatcaccttacaagattggaagtgagctagcaaacttgaaagtattcttgattttatgtaactagaacttgtagaatatatgaagaacacttagaacttgaagatagaacttgagagagatcaattatgtgacgacccggaaatttccgaccaaatttaaactttaatctttatattattcagacatgataagcaaagtttgttaagttaaatctcaagaattttaaactgtgttcatacattcattataacctcgaccaaattctgacgattcacgaaccgttatatataaatagatatgtatatgtatatatatattataacttgagaatattaataaagtattaaacgtataatactttacacgaacgtatttgtttcaatatgattttcgacgaaaaaaatatatattaaatgattgaattatcagaaacattgaattatgattacaagtctctgttgagaggtccactatgatttg
This genomic interval carries:
- the LOC139902509 gene encoding uncharacterized mitochondrial protein AtMg01250-like, whose translation is MGFGLRWRQWIFACLSSTSISILVKGSPTKEFALQKGVRQGDPLSPYLFMMVAEVLNHLTKSAVLHNRFSGIPIGRGDLHVTHLQYVDDTLFFGEWNRRNAQNLTKILKCFESTSGLKINFHKSCVYGLGVSKVETKNMAAWLGCVAGTLPITYLGLPLGSSMKLSKS